One window from the genome of Salmo salar chromosome ssa25, Ssal_v3.1, whole genome shotgun sequence encodes:
- the LOC123730508 gene encoding vegetative cell wall protein gp1: MARLALGLSVFLLISPVAALNNNLADINIQYQSKPSHAQPRPPTPTHAQPRPPTPSHAHPRPATPSHAQPLPATPSHAQPRPATPSHTHPRPATPSHAQPRPATPSHAQLAAHWVQIPGRRRTYK, from the exons ATGGCGAGGCTGGCATTGGGACTGTCTGTCTTCCTGCTCATCAGTCCCGTCGCTG CACTAAACAATAACTTGGCAGacattaatatacagtaccagtcaaagccCAGCCACGCCCAGCCACGCCCACCCACGCCCACCCACGCCCAGCCACGCCCACCCACGCCCAGCCACGCCCACCCACGCCCAGCCACGCCCAGCCACGCCCAGCCACTTCCAGCCACGCCCAGCCACGCCCAGCCACGCCCAGCCACGCCCAGCCACACCCACCCACGCCCAGCCACGCCCAGCCACGCCCAGCCACGCCCAGCCACGCCCAGCCACGCCCAGCTAGCCGCTCATTGGGTCCAAATCCCCGGCCGGCGCCGCACATACAAATAA